GATGCTCATGCTCTAAAAATAACGCTAATAATTCACACACACTTCTCTGAGGGGCCTCCACGGCATAAATTGCTTGTCGTTTCCAACCCCCTTTTCCCTTCTTTGCCCAAGTTCTTGAAAGTGGGAGAATGACattaaagaggaaaaaaatatgaaacgaGAAAAGAGTGAGAAACCTATGCTTTAATTAGCATCTCCTAGCTTATTTATGACCTTCACACTGATGCATGTACAACAACGCTATCCCTTCTGCTATATTTCTTCACGGGTCACTCTGCAAACTCCAACGCATTTCACCAAGGTTTAGGTTTGCACTATTATTCATAAAACAACCTGCATTAGCTACCCTTTTACCATTTCCATGTTTAATAATCATCACCTCAAAACACCTTCCTCCTGAATCCTGCGGGATAATTCATGCACCGCACCTGCAATTTCTTCCACTGTGTTCATCTGACACCCTTCCTCTACCTGTTCCACCATTAAATAACACAAAACAAATCAGAAAAATACAACTtctattcattaaaaaaaaaacagacaaACAAATGCTAACATTCCCTTGTCTAACAGTTCTTTAGTTTTTAGATCAATGTCCTGTTTAACGAAAAACAGACGACACGACTTTGAATTCATTTAACAGAAACCGGTGTCACCATTCCTGAAATTGGTAGTTGTACCGAAGCTCTTTGAATTTATCAAGGTATCATAGAAATTTTcaagaagagaaaatgacaaACATAAAAATGGGGTGCTGGAAAAAGGAATGAGTGTACGTTTTGCATCaaaattggaaaagaaagagaaaaaaaagaaactgcAGGTCTAGATAGGTAGGtagcagaaagaaagaaaaaaccaaCCTTAACACTAACCGAGGTGAGGACCATATCGTCGACAGTGGTAACGTTAAGGTGGAGAATGGTGAAGGCGAGAGTTTGAAGGCCAACAACCATCTTCAGAAGCAAGCCCGGTTGTTTCTTCGAGAGTATCTTTATGTTGGCATGGCCATCCACAAGGGTCACTTCTATGTCTGCCACGGCCCATGAATGGCTCCGTGCTTCGCACGTGCTAGGGTACCCTCTGCCGTTCTGTGTCGCACGTGTCGAATACTGAGGGAACATGAAGAACTCGTCAAAGGGTGATGACGAGTCAGAGAAGCCACCGCCATTTTCCTTCGTTCTCTGCTGCCCCTTCATGCACTGCAgaagctgctccagctccttcACGAAGTTAATGGCGCCACCAATAATAGATGCTTGATCACCCTGTAATATAACATTTCCGAAAATTAGCTCGGGttaatttaaggtttaaaaaaacaacaactgTAAAACAAACCAAACACATGTATTCGTGTCCAACGTCTCTGAGACTGCTCaatcaaaatttacaatttagATTTGTAATTCGAAAAGATGAAAGAAGTGGCATTTATTTAGACTAACCCTTTGGACATAAGAGGGTGGCATCAGGGATCTTAGAACGGCGAGGTACTCGTTCATCTGTTTTCTTCGATTGCGTTCAACTGCAATGTGGGTCATTCTTTGATTCTCGATCTCCTCCTTGTTCTTGGTGCTCTTGGTGCGGCGGCGTTTGCGGCGGCCGGGGGTGGGTTCGgagggaggaggaggaggaggaaagGCGGCGGGGAGAGATTGATCGACGGTGCAGGGTTCAGGGGAGGAGTGTGAGTCCCATTGGTCTTTGATATTTTGCAAAGcggaaggagaagaagaatcCCAATTTGCATGCAGAGTGTGGTCTATGTTGTTGGTGATGATGCCTAGAAAGGCTTTGTTTTCTGCTTCTTGAAGATTGTTGTGCAACAGCGAGTAGAAGTAGTCTTTGTTGCAAGGGTAAGTGAATGGATCTTGCGGGAAAACCACGGCCTCTAGGGCCATTGTTGTTGTTAAAGTGGGAAAGTGTGGTTgtaaagagagagagaatgatTAGATGATGGTTTTAGCAAAGGCTAAAGCAGGGGTAGTGGTAATGGTGGAAACAAAGTAACCTTTTTATGATGATGAGCTTAAGAAGAAGAATTTCCCTTTTGGGTTGAAATCTTAAAAGTGGATTGATAGTCCACACAAACAAAAAGCTACAGACCTATGCACGTGAGATTGAGATTTTTCGTCCTACACCACTTCCTTCATCGCACCAACTTAACCACTGGAAAACACACAGAAAGATTCTCTTCCCAATTTCTTAATATCTCCTATTTATAATAGCAGCACCAAGCAAACCGATAGACCCATGACTTTCCCAACACAACCACTTCTCATGCCTCACAACCTCAATATTATGGACTAATAATACTAATACACACCtgttatctaattaaaaaaataatttataaaattaaaccatCTTGTGATTCAATTGGATTTTCAAATGCATATAATCTTTATTCTAATAtgatttttgttatcttttctccatcatattatttattgtactctctctctctctcattgtTCATTTCTTCCATATTGGGTTTCACAGTCAATCTTCGTATAATGGTTCGCTTTGGCCCAACACAAGTTACGAAGACTGCATAAATTTTACTAAACTAAAAGActgaatttataattaaaatttaataggaTCAAAATTACacattttgtaaaatattgagactaaatgatttatttaagaGTGGAAGTTATTTATGATTGAGAAATCAAATATAAGATTATAAGGAAGTTGGATActgtataattaaattaaaattaatattaattctttatataattgaaCTTGTATGTCTAGTTGAGATTATATTTTCCTAATACATCTTTCTCGAAAGattcaataatattttggaTTGGAGGTAAAATGTTTTGCCCAATTGACGAGAATCTAGTTCATCTCATACCttctataaatacaataaatattatagtgGATAAATATCTATTACCTATATGGTCACTTTAACTCGATATCTTGGTCGAATTGATAACTACTCTAAATTTAATAGTTATGAGAGAAATTGAACCAACTTACATTAGtctaaatgaaaagaaaaaaaaaaacagatagTTTTTGTAATCAAAGTTTTCGACGGCAAGTTAGACAATAGAACAAAATGttctattataaattttcacATAACTTGAGTAACACCATTTAAAGGCtgaaaacaatttgtaaaaacCAAAGAGGGAAAAGAAGAGCTAAATATATTACAATGTTAATTTGTCAAATGCTACCTTCGTTATCACCTTTCCTTTTTGAGATACAGAACATTATATGCACAATATGTATCTTTCTTGAAGgaataaaagaattgaaactaaaaaatgtgatgaaaatataattattgaatgTTGTGTGTTGCAGAATAAATCGATCTTATCCAGAAAATCTATCATAATAAAGTTTAATAAGAAGAATTAGAAATGATATATATGAGAAAATAATGTGATTGTGGGTGCACATAATGTAGGTGAGAAACAAACGGCTGGTCGGTAAGGAGACAGAGGCATATCAAAAACTTTATACAAGATAAACTGTATCAGATGCATATTTCGTCAACAGGGTTAGGTCTCTACGGTGATCTCGTtcacctctttttttttttttttctaatgcaTTCTTCCTATATTCATAGTGAAtaagtttaagtttaattcaattctACAAACTAACTTCTAAGACGAAGTTTGCActtatgtaatataatttaattttatttttagtgaatGTGCAAACTTCCAACACATTATTCCGTTGCTTAATCaatttcttaatataaaaaatatactatttatATGTCATCGAATTAACTAtgatttaatcaaattaatactatgGTAAGTTcaaatatatcaattaaaaataatgattaaattaaagtatattataaatttgagtattttaacttattaaatttaCTAACCGAGCAATTTACTGTCTTAATTATTTGTCTTCACGTATTAGACATTTTTTAGCCTTATGATTGCTATGAAATGATAATAAGATTAATTGTAAAACAAGTGatatttgtcatttttaaaaaaaaaactgtgttGGATTACAAGAATAATTTCATTAATGGTGGTGATGAAAATAATTCCTTTATATGCATAGGTTATGAtgtaaaattagaagaaaaaaaacatgataatctcaccatctaatatattttaataaaaaataaatatatcctCAATTAGTTTTACATTAATTGTAATAtggttttcatatttttatatttcttaacatatgaaaacaaataaataagatgatgacaaaataacaatcatattatcaattaaaaaataaaatcatacaatATCATTATTCAATTGAGatacttaattgaaaaatattaaaattttaaatatcaataaatatttttaataaacattcaattagaaaatttaaattaaactgaaaaaagaaaatattttataaatatatatcaaagaAAAAATGATAAGCGAACCTattgacaatatatatatatatatatattattttttattagatttaaaatatatcaatataataataaaaaaataataaatcagtatggaaaattagataattataatgttaaaatgttataaaaaaaattgtatgaaaatatttgatttccttttatattttttagggGTGTGGTTTGATTTGGTAATAATGTGGTCCGAGAGTTGTGCCTGGAACAGAGAAAAGTGATGAAAAGCTGATATGGTTCAGAGATTCTGAGATAGAACCATACAAGTGGAAATGAGGgaccaaaataaaaatgaaaaacatgcACAGTCAAACAACTCAGTTCAGGCTTCAAGACAAGTTCAGATTTTACAGGAATCCATGTGaccattctctctctctctatatctCTACACTGTTCTCGAATATTCATTTTATCTTCCATGTAAATGTCAAATTTTGCTTTTACCAGTGACTGAATGACGCACTTGTTTTAGTTCAAACACTCTACTAATTAACCATTTGACCACATCTCGATAAGACATTCTGTGactttcttccctttttctgGGCCCCCAATATTATTAACACCTTAATACTATATTTCGTGTGTTATTCTTCCACCATCGTTTTTTATAGAATGACATTGCCATCTTTGATCTACGAGTATAACATCATTATTCTAATATGAATAAATCCAAACCCAACTGGCATTCCGTTGAATGTATCAGAAAAAATTGTACATTATGAGATTCCATGATCGCTTAACATCAGGGCAACTTGCTTATTAGGAAATCCCTCCGCTACTGCTACCTACGTATCACAAACttttttaatactaatattTCTTACAAATCttgttatttcttttcttagttttcacattttcttcttctctacttctgtgtttcttgtttttctcctcttttattttttcccaTTGTACTTTTCTTGGAATTATTGAAGCACCTTCAAAGTTTAATCACAACTTGGAAACATGTGTACTCTATTTTCTCA
This window of the Vigna angularis cultivar LongXiaoDou No.4 chromosome 7, ASM1680809v1, whole genome shotgun sequence genome carries:
- the LOC108337155 gene encoding transcription factor bHLH96, encoding MALEAVVFPQDPFTYPCNKDYFYSLLHNNLQEAENKAFLGIITNNIDHTLHANWDSSSPSALQNIKDQWDSHSSPEPCTVDQSLPAAFPPPPPPSEPTPGRRKRRRTKSTKNKEEIENQRMTHIAVERNRRKQMNEYLAVLRSLMPPSYVQRGDQASIIGGAINFVKELEQLLQCMKGQQRTKENGGGFSDSSSPFDEFFMFPQYSTRATQNGRGYPSTCEARSHSWAVADIEVTLVDGHANIKILSKKQPGLLLKMVVGLQTLAFTILHLNVTTVDDMVLTSVSVKVEEGCQMNTVEEIAGAVHELSRRIQEEGVLR